Proteins from a genomic interval of Polyodon spathula isolate WHYD16114869_AA chromosome 1, ASM1765450v1, whole genome shotgun sequence:
- the LOC121319330 gene encoding LOW QUALITY PROTEIN: signal peptidase complex catalytic subunit SEC11C-like (The sequence of the model RefSeq protein was modified relative to this genomic sequence to represent the inferred CDS: inserted 1 base in 1 codon): MAGANPGPLVLKHSADTATVSVVFTALMIWKALIVVTLSSCPVVSVLSGSMDPAFYRGDLLLITNYPDKPIGAGDMPVXEIKGRRYLLIHRVIKVHEDKNGEVKFLTKGDNNEVDDRGLYNEDQLWVTRKYVLGKVKGVLPYVGMVTIVVASYPLIKAGNRQLEMRLE; this comes from the exons atggcgggcgcaaacccgggacccCTTGTACtcaagcatagtgccgataccgct ACAGTGTCTGTGGTGTTCACTGCCTTGATGATTTGGAAGGCTCTTATTGTTGTCACGTTATCTTCGTGTCCGGTCGTTAGTGTTCTAAG tggaAGTATGGATCCAGCTTTTTACAGAGGAGACCTGCTGTTAATCACAAACTATCCAGACAAACCAATCGGAGCTGGAGACATGCCTG TTGAGATTAAAGGCAGACGCTATCTGCTTATCCACAGAGTCATAAAAGTCCATGAAGA CAAAAATGGAGAAGTCAAGTTCCTCACAAAAGGAGACAATAATGAAGTGGATGACCGTGGATTGTACAATGAGGACCAGCTCTGGGTTACCAGGAAATATGTACTGGGAAAGGTGAAAGG GGTTTTGCCTTATGTAGGAATGGTGACCATTGTGGTGGCGAGCTACCCCCTGATTAAG GCTGGAAACAGACAGTTGGAAATGAGGTTGGAGTAG